The Calditerrivibrio nitroreducens DSM 19672 genome window below encodes:
- a CDS encoding dihydroorotase yields MSLLLKNCEIINFDKTIKADILIIDDKIKAIGSISEKADRTIDCAGKIVVPGLIDMHVHFRDPGLEYKEDIESGSKAAVAGGVTTCLPMANTKPVNDNAYITTYMIDKAKKVGLIDLYPVGAITKGLEGLELAEIGEMKAAGAIAFSDDGKPVMNSEVMRRAAEYINGVGGIVLSHSEDINLAAKGAINDGKIATITGLKGIPAEAEEIIIARDILISKLTGTHFHFCHVSTKGSLDLIRFAKDKGYRVTCEVAPHHFSLTEDELLSYDTNYKMNPPLRTKEDVYAIKQAFKEGLIDCIATDHAPHHRDEKFVEFDLAAFGIIGLQTLIPLTLKLVEEEVITLNDFVKYTSYNPAKILGLADKGMVAEDKIADLAIIDKDKEYIFDENLNRSKSSNSPFMGKKLKGINCITIKSGKIVYELQ; encoded by the coding sequence ATGTCTTTACTATTAAAAAATTGTGAAATAATTAATTTTGACAAAACAATCAAAGCAGATATCCTTATTATAGATGATAAAATTAAAGCGATAGGATCGATATCCGAAAAAGCAGACAGAACAATAGATTGTGCTGGTAAAATAGTAGTACCAGGTCTTATTGATATGCATGTCCATTTCAGAGATCCAGGACTTGAATACAAAGAGGATATAGAATCCGGCAGTAAGGCTGCTGTGGCTGGAGGTGTGACCACATGTCTTCCAATGGCCAACACAAAACCTGTAAACGATAACGCATATATCACTACATATATGATAGATAAAGCTAAAAAAGTAGGCCTCATAGATCTTTATCCTGTAGGAGCTATTACCAAGGGATTGGAAGGATTGGAGCTTGCCGAAATAGGAGAGATGAAAGCTGCCGGAGCCATAGCCTTCTCCGATGATGGTAAACCTGTGATGAACTCTGAAGTGATGAGAAGAGCTGCTGAATATATCAATGGTGTGGGTGGGATAGTTCTTTCACACTCTGAAGATATAAATCTTGCTGCGAAAGGAGCCATAAATGATGGGAAAATCGCCACCATAACAGGGTTAAAAGGGATACCGGCGGAAGCGGAAGAGATTATCATCGCCAGAGATATCCTCATATCAAAGCTTACAGGGACACATTTCCATTTTTGTCATGTCAGCACGAAAGGTTCACTCGATCTGATAAGATTTGCAAAAGATAAAGGGTATAGGGTAACATGCGAAGTGGCACCACATCATTTTTCCCTAACAGAGGACGAACTTTTATCCTACGATACAAACTACAAAATGAATCCTCCTCTTAGAACAAAAGAAGATGTGTATGCTATAAAACAAGCATTTAAGGAAGGCTTGATCGATTGTATTGCCACTGATCATGCACCCCACCACAGGGATGAAAAATTTGTGGAATTTGATCTTGCTGCATTTGGGATAATTGGACTTCAAACGCTAATACCATTAACTCTAAAATTGGTGGAAGAAGAAGTTATAACCCTAAACGATTTTGTGAAATATACCTCTTACAATCCCGCAAAAATTTTGGGATTAGCCGATAAAGGCATGGTGGCAGAAGATAAAATAGCAGATTTAGCAATAATAGATAAAGATAAAGAATATATTTTTGATGAAAATCTAAACAGATCCAAATCATCAAATTCACCCTTTATGGGTAAAAAACTCAAAGGGATAAACTGTATTACTATAAAATCAGGTAAAATAGTATACGAACTTCAATGA
- a CDS encoding aspartate carbamoyltransferase catalytic subunit — protein MLNRKDLTGLVDVTKEEILEILDTAEKFKEINSREIKKVPALKGKTIANLFFEPSTRTRTSFEIAGKRLSADVINFTASASSTTKGETLIDTVKNIESMGVDMFVVRHYYSGSVRFIAQNTKAHVINAGDGTNEHPTQSLLDLYTIKEQKGKLEGLKVAIIGDITHSRVARSNAWAMKKLGIDLRLYGPKTMIPRDYLPFGCKVCNSMEEALEDCDVVMMLRIQLERQGIALLPSLKEYSKLFGLNKNRLDLAKKDAIIMHPGPINRGVELPSYLADCDKSVILTQVENGVAVRMAVMYLLAMQQNTKLGE, from the coding sequence ATGTTAAATAGAAAAGACCTTACTGGGCTTGTGGATGTAACAAAAGAAGAGATCCTTGAGATACTTGACACAGCTGAAAAATTTAAAGAAATTAACTCAAGAGAGATTAAAAAAGTCCCAGCATTGAAGGGGAAAACTATAGCAAATCTCTTTTTTGAGCCATCCACCAGAACGAGAACATCATTTGAAATTGCAGGTAAAAGATTATCGGCGGATGTAATTAACTTTACTGCATCGGCGAGTAGTACCACAAAAGGGGAAACCCTTATTGACACAGTTAAAAACATAGAATCTATGGGTGTGGATATGTTTGTGGTACGTCACTACTACTCCGGCTCGGTAAGGTTTATAGCCCAAAATACGAAAGCACACGTCATAAATGCCGGAGACGGTACGAATGAACATCCAACCCAATCACTTCTTGATCTTTATACGATAAAAGAGCAAAAAGGGAAGTTGGAAGGACTAAAAGTGGCCATAATCGGGGATATTACCCATAGCCGTGTGGCAAGGTCAAATGCTTGGGCGATGAAAAAACTTGGGATAGATTTGAGACTCTATGGACCTAAGACCATGATACCAAGAGATTACCTACCTTTTGGTTGCAAAGTATGTAATTCAATGGAGGAAGCCTTAGAGGATTGCGATGTTGTGATGATGCTTAGAATCCAATTAGAAAGACAGGGGATAGCTCTTCTTCCATCTTTGAAAGAGTATTCAAAATTATTTGGACTGAATAAAAATAGGCTTGATCTTGCCAAAAAAGATGCAATTATTATGCACCCTGGCCCAATAAACAGAGGTGTGGAGCTTCCATCTTATTTGGCTGACTGTGATAAATCGGTAATTCTTACACAGGTGGAAAATGGTGTGGCCGTGAGAATGGCAGTTATGTATCTTCTTGCAATGCAACAAAATACAAAATTGGGGGAATGA
- the pyrR gene encoding bifunctional pyr operon transcriptional regulator/uracil phosphoribosyltransferase PyrR has translation MMEKEILNKHEIDNILVRLSFQIIEKIKDDTNFALVGIKRRGAILADRVASAIEKFKSLKPEVGYLDITLYRDDLTEIAEFPKLLGTDLNFDIKGKTIILIDDVIFTGRTVRAALDAIIDYGRPKKIIFVALIDRGHRELPIQPDFVGKYVPTNIEEKINVKLHELDGLDSVTIEKRG, from the coding sequence ATGATGGAAAAAGAGATTTTAAATAAGCATGAAATTGACAACATACTGGTGAGGCTTAGCTTTCAAATCATCGAAAAGATCAAAGATGATACTAATTTTGCCCTGGTGGGGATTAAACGAAGAGGAGCCATATTAGCCGATAGGGTTGCCTCCGCAATTGAAAAATTTAAATCACTTAAACCAGAGGTAGGGTATTTAGATATAACCCTTTACCGAGACGACCTGACAGAAATTGCGGAATTTCCAAAACTCCTGGGCACTGATCTTAACTTTGATATAAAAGGTAAAACAATCATATTAATTGATGATGTAATATTCACCGGAAGAACTGTAAGGGCTGCTCTTGATGCAATTATAGATTACGGCAGACCGAAAAAAATTATCTTTGTGGCACTGATAGATAGGGGGCATAGGGAACTACCCATTCAGCCGGACTTTGTCGGAAAATATGTCCCAACAAATATTGAGGAAAAGATTAACGTAAAACTGCATGAATTAGACGGATTGGATTCAGTTACCATAGAGAAAAGGGGGTAA
- a CDS encoding N-acetyltransferase translates to MIRKAKIIDAKRIQELVNHFADKGEMLHLSLEQIYERIFEFIVYEEDGIILGCCALHPTLGNLAEIRSLAVDESAHGKGIGRKLVYECLNLARDMGFEEVFALTYKQEFFEKVGFKVVKKESFPRKIWSDCLKCPKFPDCDEIGMIITL, encoded by the coding sequence GTGATTAGAAAGGCAAAAATCATCGATGCCAAAAGAATTCAAGAGCTGGTGAATCATTTTGCTGATAAAGGTGAAATGTTGCACTTAAGTCTTGAGCAGATATATGAGAGGATTTTTGAATTTATAGTGTACGAAGAAGATGGGATAATTTTGGGCTGTTGTGCTCTTCATCCTACATTGGGTAATCTGGCAGAGATAAGATCCCTTGCGGTGGATGAATCTGCCCACGGTAAAGGGATAGGTAGGAAGCTTGTGTATGAATGTTTGAATTTAGCAAGAGATATGGGGTTTGAAGAAGTATTTGCCCTTACATATAAACAGGAGTTTTTTGAAAAGGTTGGGTTTAAGGTTGTGAAAAAGGAGAGCTTTCCGAGAAAGATCTGGTCAGATTGCCTAAAATGTCCAAAATTTCCGGATTGCGACGAAATTGGTATGATTATTACGTTGTAG
- the prfB gene encoding peptide chain release factor 2 has protein sequence MIIEEILQEYGDLKEKFKRFKNIVNEEHLKEKLSNIEKQTHDPDFWSSKESKHLLKEQSSIKKFLDDWYYLVRRFEDMDVLLELQEEGENVAAEIEENFTELKQIVNDFELKLILNGENDINNAILTIHSGAGGTEANDWANMLLRMYIRWAENRKFKYEMLDYQAGDEAGIKSATLNIIGPYAYGYLKGETGVHRLVRLSPFDANNKRHTSFASVFVLPEIEDDVDIVINESDLKIDTFRAGGAGGQHVNTTDSAVRITHLPTGIVVSCQNERSQHKNKAHALKILKSKLYELEMEKKNKEKNELESSKTEINFGSQIRSYVLHPYKMVKDLRTRHETGNPDAVLDGELDDFIRSYLFYKAGMQSRGDEE, from the coding sequence ATGATTATAGAAGAGATTTTACAGGAGTATGGAGATTTAAAAGAGAAATTTAAGCGGTTTAAAAACATTGTAAATGAGGAACATCTTAAGGAAAAATTATCCAATATAGAGAAACAAACCCATGATCCAGATTTCTGGAGCAGCAAAGAATCGAAACATCTGCTAAAAGAGCAGTCAAGTATCAAAAAATTTCTTGATGATTGGTATTATCTTGTAAGAAGGTTTGAGGATATGGATGTCCTGCTCGAATTACAGGAGGAGGGAGAAAATGTTGCTGCAGAAATTGAAGAAAATTTTACTGAACTGAAACAGATAGTAAACGATTTTGAACTGAAACTTATATTAAATGGAGAAAATGATATAAACAACGCAATTCTTACAATCCATTCTGGGGCTGGCGGTACAGAGGCAAACGACTGGGCTAATATGCTCCTGAGGATGTATATCAGATGGGCGGAAAATAGAAAGTTTAAATATGAGATGCTTGATTACCAGGCGGGTGACGAAGCAGGTATCAAATCTGCAACACTTAACATAATTGGACCTTATGCCTATGGTTACCTGAAAGGGGAAACAGGTGTGCATAGACTTGTGAGGCTTTCACCTTTTGATGCGAATAATAAAAGGCATACATCTTTTGCATCTGTGTTTGTACTACCAGAGATAGAAGATGATGTGGATATAGTTATAAATGAATCGGATCTTAAAATAGATACCTTCAGGGCAGGAGGGGCTGGTGGTCAGCACGTAAATACGACAGACTCAGCGGTTAGGATTACTCACTTACCTACTGGGATAGTGGTTTCCTGTCAGAATGAGAGGAGTCAGCATAAAAATAAGGCACATGCCCTTAAAATATTGAAATCAAAGCTTTATGAGCTGGAGATGGAGAAGAAGAATAAAGAGAAGAATGAACTGGAAAGTTCAAAAACTGAGATAAATTTTGGTAGTCAGATAAGGTCTTATGTCTTACACCCTTACAAGATGGTGAAGGATTTAAGAACCCGTCACGAAACCGGAAACCCTGATGCTGTACTTGATGGTGAATTGGATGATTTTATAAGAAGTTATCTCTTTTACAAGGCGGGGATGCAATCTCGGGGGGATGAAGAGTGA